ATTGAAAACCAACCACTTGAAATTCGAATTTGCATCTCATTCTTCCGCAATAATTACCTGTGGCAACTCTCACACTCATCCAGATCCTTATTTGACTTCTGCCTTGGCAACTACTTCTTCTTGCTCCTGCTGCTCCATTATCCAGCCTACTTCATTTCCTTAGTCACCTGACAGAGGCTTAGGACAAGCAGCGGTGGTGACAAAGTGCAAGTTCAATGTACACAAAGCCACAGTGCAGCCATGACCCACTTTCCACCTGCAGCCTGTGGCAGAGCGACGCAGCACAACCATCCCTACGTCCGTCCACTCCTCTTTTCCATCCCCTGTCAAGCCGAGCTGAGGTCGGCTCAGAAGttaatgttgtgtgtgtgtgtgtttctacgTGGCATTTGCTCTCCGAGTTCAGCGCTTCTCACACTCCACAATTATCCTGTCAGGATGCAAGATTCCTGCAGCAACCTCAGGTGCCAAAGCACAGCACATTCAGAAAACCAGGAATGCTTAATGAACATACACCAGGAAGtggcagacacacacacacatgaatcTCCGACACTATGATGAGGAGGATCAAGAAGGAATCTACCCTTGGGGCTTCCACTCACGCCGGCTGGCATAAACTCAAGAGCCGAGGCACCTTGGCTCTGGATTTAATAGCATTTGTCCTAATTATTCTCCCACACAGTCACAGTTGGGAACAAAAGCTTCCCAAACACGTATGATTACATAAACTATATGCATTATCAGTGCATATCAGAAGCTCAAACTTATCAGCATGGACATCAATAACTGTGGAGTTTtaacttcttttaaaaatactttacttataccaaagggaaattaaatattgtcgTAACTCATCGTTACAGAGTTACTGCGGATGGTGATGCTCAGGTAGCAGTCAGTGTTCCAGCAaacctgaagaagcctctgattGCAGACAGTTGTTGTGTGACAATTTCATGACTGGCTCAATATCCGAGCAGCAGAGATATTATTAGTAGTAACATCtcctgctaatccacctcatgtGCTTTTGCCACTTCTCTTTAAATCTCATTCTGTTAGGAAGTCAGTCAGGGAGACGTCAGAGGGTCGTTACTCTGTAACCACCATCAATCTTTGTCTCCTTAGTCTCTTTTACAGTGGTCAGCCTTTTGGCAAGGacctatttttttcaaacatgtttggcATTGTGTGCACTGTAGCCATGTAGCTCCAGGTTTGTTTCACTTAAATTGATTGCTTTGACAAATTATTAGCTTTTAAAACATACCGATGTGCTTAGAATAATTGTCTGGCTGGATCACCGAACTGTTTCCAAAGATTTTGACCATCTGATTCAAATTGGAAATCTACAATGAAAGGCAGCTAATCAAGAAGAACCAGCGAGATTCAAACCAAATGCTTAACTCcaataaaactgtaaacaaCACCGTCAAACATCTAAAGTTGGAAGCTACCAACACTGACAAGCCAAATAAATGCCTTACGGAGAACGTTTCTACAGtcaattcacaataaatgacaagaattacattttgatgagtaaATGTGATGATTTAAAGCCTAAGAACATCGCACCAAATGTCAAATGATCTGTTTCACTTTAATAGCACTGGTCCTATGTAAGGTATGGCAAAGGGCAATTcttcaacagaacaaaaacctaaaatcaaCAGCTTAATTAGAAAGTTAGGAAATTACTAGACGttcaaaaatgaataaatgccaaacacacaaaaaatggtTCAGGgattagttttttaaatgacttcaaTGTCATCTTATTGACAATTATGGAGCCACCACACCGTGGTAAAATATGGAGTGAGAATTATGCCAAGCACATCTTGATGGCACCTAAAGGTGCCATCAACCTTTAGGTGCCATCTGCAACAGACTAAGAAccatttatccaaatattactGGGGTTGACCTTATTGGTATAATTTTAGTAattgtttgtggaaaaaaatcaataaattcaaGCTTTTATAAGTCAGCCTCTGTTTGGGCAAGATAACTTTTAGCCGCATAAAGAGTGATAATTATCTGGATTAACGCCAGTCGCTCACTTCAAAAGGAAGTTACCAGTTCCTCATCATGTGCACAGCTGCTACCATAGTTAAACATCAACACCTACCTGGCATAAATGGTAAGTTACACAAGGTTGTATTAAAATTCAAGCAGGAAGTTCAGAGTGGGAGCGCGCCTGAGAGCAGACACCTGCGGAGGTTCAGACAGGCAGATTATCAGGCGTCAAGGAGGGCccgatgaggaggaggaggaggaagggctCCTGGGTTCCCAACTGTTGCATCCGAACCCATAACTAGGTCAACGTCGATGCAGGAAACTCACACCGCCGCGGCCAAAACAAAGCCAGTTTCCTCCTGAGCGGAGATACGTGGCTCTGCCTGTTTCTCTTTCCGCGGTGAAAAGTGGAGACGAAACACCGAGGTCAACCGACACGAGCGCAAACAGTCTCCTTAAAATACTTTCGTTACCATTTATAATCCCTGCAATTTACTCCGTTTAGTCAATAGTTGCGCCATATTGTAAAACGTGAGAACTCACCAGCTGTTTACGCTGCAACAGGAGACTATGTTGACATGTAGGCAACTTGCTGTTTCACCGCTTTATGTATTCCGTTTCGACGAGGACTTTGTGCGCAGAGACAAGTCGATGCTGGTTCTTGTACTCCTATCAAAGTTTGCAGCCCACTTCTTCTCACACTTTCATCTGAAGTTGTCGGCGGAGGTAGGCGCCATGTTTTGTGACTGCGCTGATAGTTTTGTAGGCGATCTTTCTTCCTAAACGCCCCTCTCTCTTTCAGCCTGGAACCGCCCAGCGAAGAGGAGCGGCCACAGCCTGTCCCTACTTTAACTGACACGGGCGACTTGCCAAAAACTGTTAGTAAGCCGACGTACGTCAGACCGGGTGCTTCCGgaagtttttttcaaaataaaattcaaacgTTTTCATCGGGCGGGGTATTTCTTCTGAATCACCGAACAAATAgtgtataatttattttaaacaatttttattagtttatgcTACATGActtcattaaaatatatgtCTTTTGATCGACTAATATGAAAATCGGCATAttcatattattaaaataatatgaatacGCCTATAATTGATCACATAATTGAAATCcacaattattaattaaaatctgaattcatTATGTGCTATCAAAAAATAGTCTAATCATAAATTATCTAATCATTCTTCATAAGTTTATTATGcaattttttacactttatttattaatttttagcttttgttctttttgttgtaTCAAGGCCCAAAAGTAACACAATCCTACAAATTCTATTcaattattcataaatattttattgatcgaaaagggaaattaaataaatcaatgaataataatgtgttgctttgaaataaaacattttttttaaagtattgaaTAAGTTACCTAAAATGATGTGTCAGTAATTcataatataattaaatgtcacaattcaattaaaaattacatttataatgtgcttaaaataaagcttaattTCTAAGTTATTCAGTACAAGATGACAAAATTATAGCTGTATAGCTGTAGGTTTACCTCAGTTGTAGAAGTATTTTGGAGGCAAGATCTTGACTATTAGTTGTTCAGATTCATAACCACTTTGGGAAGGTCTGGACTGTAAGAAAGCCAAAACTTTCCCCTGAGGATCAAGGAAATTTGCTTCAGTTTTCAGGAACAAATTAACCACCAAGTTTCAATCCTACAATTAACAggaaactgctgaaacactggtGAGTGTTCAGGGTGAAACAAGCATGGCATTGCTATTAATGACAAGGTGCTGACCAAGAACATAAACCACTGCTACAAAAATGTAGCTCCCTGTAGAGAAAAATTCTTATAGTCAGACAAGGCAAAGACTGGGCTATTCTGGAGAAATCAGTGAGGCTTTTAAACATTAGAGCACTGTTCTGTCAAGAAAGGTGGTAGAcctgtcatgctgtgggaccATTTAGCTTGTTAGTAGCAAAAAGAAAGAGTTCATCACAGTGAAACCTGAAAGGGtcatttaaccaaatattagCTGTTGCATAACAATTTCaaccaaagaaagaaattactaaataaaaaaagaaactcatgTGTGATGAGTTTTGACTTCTGCTTATCTGCTTCTCGTCTTTTGCTCCAAATTTAAATGATCAATTCTGAATaatttccactgcagttttatttttcacatattacaAATGGTCTTTTAATGCACTTTTCTTTTGGTACTTTAATACCCAGTTGCATATTCCTTGGATTGGAATATGCCATTTTTGATAACTGAACagtattttgttgcatttactgTACACCAtactaattttgttttatttttgtacttttgtgtgAACATGTCTTGATTGTCGCTTTCCTGCTGTCACATCCAAACTTCCCCACTGTGGGACAAGGATATATTCCCAAATTTGTAGCGTTTTAGAGAAATATCCTTTATACTCATTTAAACAGCCAGtccaaaaactgtaaaaattcaGTTGCGTTTCATTTCGCATGTGGCAAATGGGACGCTATTAATTTACAAAGTAGCAGCAACTTTCGCTTaaagcaggggtccccaaactttctcctgtgagggccacataacttgtcccttctctgatggggggccggggtcagtttgtaacagaaaaagtgcgatgattgtaagagtgctaaacataaaaatgtattgtttttcagaaagcacaatcaaataaccttttctggattcttcagagaacaaaagtcaggaaataacactatttatgaaataaataaccaaataacactgggttctccacattaaaaaaagggttagggtcaattatatgcatgtataaaatagttactaactagtagttaataataaataaagttcattactaaggaacatttattttattgcaaaagtccaacttatcaaataaaaatgcacatatatgaaaatactctggtattgttcagggggccggaccaaatgtggaggcgggccgcatctggcccgcagtttggggaccactggctTAAAGTTCACATCAAAGGCGAGACGAATGGGTAATAtagacttcctgttttctctcgGGTTTTTGCGCCACCTTGACTTTCTGCAGCTTCTCACGCCCCCATCTTCCAAATTGTGGAACTACAAGAGGAACAAGTATCACGGATTCTTAAAGTTgccttttttaactttaattcaaatttaagaGTTGGTATGAAAATATTCGGGCCTTCACTCTCAGATGTTTCAGCCTCCCAACCAAAATGAACTTAAGttcaataagattttttttttgcaaagcttCAACGTTTTCAGAAGATAGTTCAACACAAGCCAACTCAACAAGCCAACACaagttttaaatttgcaaaGTTCACTTTATTCACATTTTCCTCCACATTGAGCTACTTAGGATGAGAAAGGTTAGAAGTTATAAATCAACAAATCTGTTTATTGAACTAGTTCATGAAATATTCACTCAGCCCAAATTAGAGCCAAGCCAGAGTGCAacagatgtttaatttttacagtTATATACATTTCTTACATATTTCAAGTGCAACACAAATTAGAATAAAGAGTCCAAACTTTTAAAGAGAAGGAGGTTTCTCTTAAATGCAGCTAACATTTCATGTCATCTATCGGGGAGAACGTGATCAGAGTCGGCAGGCTGTATTCTTGCTTTGTTGGCGGTGAATCCGGCGAGTCCAGAGAAAACACCTTGTTGCGTTTCCCTTCTGATGCTGCAGGTTCAGCCAGCCAGCTGTCCTCCACACGAGATGTCTTGTAATCTGGCGAGGTCAGTAAGGTCTGCTTTAGCGTCATCTTTAAGGTGGGGACGAGCACCTCTTCGTCTTCCTCGCTCGTCAGAGCCACAGCTTCGTCCTCGAGGTCCAGACTGTCGCAGCTTGGCATTTCAGGCAGGGTTTCGTAGTCGAGGCTGAACTGAACGGCGCTGCTGCCGGTGCCGCTCGGGCTGTCGTGGGCCTCGGTGTTCAAGGTGTCCCAGAGGGGAGGAGACTTTGGGAAGACGAGCTGTTTGCAGAAAGAGGAGCTGCTCTGGTCTGCGAGCGTCTGGGCGGAAGCGTCGGGGATGGCGTCCTGCAGCCGGCCGACAGGACTGAGTCGGTCCGTTATGCTGTCCTGCAGCTCGGCCGACCAGTATGCTTTTTTAGCTTCGTCCTCTTCAACGGCTCTTCTCCAGGAGCTTTTCACATCCATTACTTCAAAAAAATTAAgtacaaagaaaattatttgcttaaatatttaaagaggaCATCTTATGAAGACAGTTTGCCATGCGACAAGATTTCATGACAGTGAATGAACCAtaggaggtggcagcatcatgctgtggataGCCTTCCTTTAGCAGGGACAAAGTCAAGAATCTGTCCTCCAGAATCTGTCAGGGGGACTGGTCTGACAGTCCAAGACCTGAGGCAGAGGTTCAGCTGACAGTGACCCAAACTATAgaatagtttgttttaaagcatattcatgcattagaatggcctagtccaaGGGTCAGAAAGCTTTTCCATTTAAAGAGCCACTTTTTGCCCCCAAACCTACAAAATCAAACTCACCTagaggtgcaaaaaaaaaaaaaaaaaaaaatctaaatatgtactgcataaaaatgtatacaaattAAACTAAAGCGACTAAATTTTCAGGTTTTAGAAAGATTACACaagaaattctaaaaaaaaaaaaaaaaaacaagcttgatTATAATGATGCGAGCCTTTGATAGGTCAGCATAGTACAAAGCTAGTTACTTTTATGTCATTGTTGATATTAAAAGTAGATTTTGCATAGGTACCTacagaaaaactctgaaaaatgcCAATTTCTTGTTGGATATCAAATCAAAAACCCATTTTCCTATTTTGTAAGAAGTGACGGAATCACCTGTGGTTCTGGAACCATAGGTTGCAGGCCcctggtctagtcaaagtccagacttaaaactaaatttgttaAGACTTTTAAAGTATCAATTTCCCTACTTTATATTGGTTTGTCACACAAGTCCCAGGCGAATACATGGAactctttaacattttatattgtaacCAGAGATCAGGAGTAGAGACGTTTTAACTCACTTAAGCTCTCCGGTGTGCGCGGCAGCTGTGTCCTAGCAGTGAAGGGATCCCTCTGAAAGTTGCCGAGGAGACCCTCCAAGCCCCTCAATCCAGCCTCAGGAGGACTGGTCGTAGTTACAGCGTCTGCAAACTGATGAGAAACGATTGTACAGCATTACTAAAAAAACGATTTTGTAATCATTTCTGAGAACAGCCATCAACATACCTGATCAGCCAGGTTTTCATGCTCCAAGTCtaaaatctcagtttttgtCTTCAGTGGCGCCACCTTCTGATGGGTTGTCTTGCAAATGTTGGCCTTGCGTGAATAATTAAAGacataatgaaaacacacagagtaAATCCAATACAATTGGATTTTTAAGCAGCACTTACCGGAGGCGGGACAGCTGAAGGCTTTTGAGGCGGTGACGCAGGAGTGTCAAAAAGCCAATCCAGAGACGCGTTTGCCCTCGATACTTGAGGGATGACGGGATGTTCAGAGGAACCGGACACAGTTGGACTAAGAAaggaatcattttaaatatattgtgcTCAAGAATTTCTCCAATTTCCTTAAATCATGCATTCCAGCTCAGGTAAAGTTAAGCTGGTGCAATGAGGCAGCTAGAGAGCAATTATAAATTGTATACATTTTGATTGTCTTCAAAACATAATGTTTAAGGTACTAGTTGAAGGGTGTGGACAATTCTGGAAGCAGCAcatgttcagtttgtttaataGGTTTTTAGTTGAGCAGAATATTGTGAACCACATTAAAAACAAGTCTTCAATATTTACAAAGACTGATCTGCCAAATTTGGACATTAACTTTTCTGCTGTCtgaaataagaacatttttcaaatcaacTATGGGCAGATttcccaaaattaaagaaatccaTCAGTTTACCACagttaaatgtggaaaaagtttaaaatttatgGCATTTTACAGAATCACAACATTTCAAGACGTGCATGCTTCTaaaagccaagaaaaaaaaatggctttacAACTGGGCAACAAACAATACACTAGAGCTACTGATGGAAATGGCTCCACCTGATAGCTTTCCTCTAACAAACCTAAGGAATTAGGaatgattaaatttaaacaaacatgtcaAAGTGTCTGCTCCGTATCTGTCCGTGGCGATTTCTCTCAATTCGCCGCGGTCATCAGAAAGCAAGGATGCTCTGGGGAGGGCTAGTGACGGACAGACCACTGCTTGGGTCTGTCCAGGTATCTGCCTCCCATCAGCAGTCGCTCAGCCGGCTTACCTTCTGATGTCAAGACGCGTTTTCACATCCTCCGTCGAATCGATCTCTGCAGGTTTGTCTTCTGAAATCAAgcaattaaaaacttttttaaaaaattacaatgaaagCATGAAACTGATTTGAAGTATTCCAACTCTGCTCACCAAGAAATTTTGCAGGAAACTGATAAAAGACGCAATGGCTATAAGAAGCCTCAGGAGCCGGTTCAAAAGACAACGGAGCCGTCGGTGAAAGGAAACAGAGagcctaaaagaaaaaaagatccaGCTGCAGGGTGAGTGGAACTggataaaatgctaaattaatcCTCTCAGAGTTTGGAGGGTCAACTCACAGGATCTTCATTCAGGAAAGACACGAGGGGTTTTTCTTTCAGAGTTTCCATCCACCTCTGGTCCCATTCGGCCTGAAGCTCTGCGATGGCACTCCTGACTTCTGGAATTTcctctttggaaagtttctgccTGAAGATATAACACAGCAGAATGCCCAGTTTCAGATACAGAAGAagaatatacaaataaataaacttctgtGACTTTTATAGagatgggctgcacagtggcgcagttggtagcactgttgccttgcagcaagaaggtcctgggttcgattcccggccagggtctttctgcatgttctccctgtgcatgcgtgggttctctccgggtactccggcttcctccctcagtccaaaaacaattaacatgactgtcaggttaattggtctctctaaattctccctaggtgtgtgttgtttgtcctgtatgtctctgtgttgccctgcgacagactggcgacctatccagggtgtaccccgcctctcgcccggaacgtagctggagataggcaccggcaaccctcccgaccccattagggacaaagaaaatggatggatggacttttatagagcactttaaaaacagaagctgaCTTAAGTGCTTTCCAATTGAGTTAGCAGTGCTGACCTGATGAGGTGCAGGTCCTGCAGCACCCGGGACATCTGGTGGAAATGTTCCTGAAGGCGGCGCGCAGCGGGCGGGGGCTCTGCAGCAGGAGAGACCCGACTCCGCTCCTCCTTCAGGAGCTGCAGCGCGTGATTCAACAGCTCCATCACACACAGGAGGTTCAGCTGGCCCGCCTCATACACACTGCCTGAAATTAACTGGGAGGCAGAGATTTTTTTAGATTGGAGcacttttacacaatattacaagaatagCCCTCAGTAGAACAGAGGATGAAACAAATCTGATAATACTGTAATACTGAAACTGTAAGCACataagttttaaaattacagtCAACAAGACTGATGCCGTTTAATAAGTCAGATAAATTTAAGTGCAAAGTTTTACACACACTTACAAGTAGTAGATAAATCAGTTTCCATCAAATTGAATTTTCTGTTCTGaagatttttggaaaatctgtaTTTCTTCAGTAGTTCAGTGATGCCAGCCCAACCAGAACCACCATCTTGTATTTagttggactttgaattcaggtcgaCTCCCAGAAGGgatgaatgaaataaaagttcTGGAAAATAAGTACTGTCATCtgtaatttttcataatattaaaaaaagaaaaaaaaaatttaatcatgGTGGTATGCGCCAAGTCATTTTCCCTTTAAAAGAACCATTAAATGTGCTCTGGTTCCTTCTGTAGCAAAACCTCCCAGTAACCCAGCCAGTTTCCTCCTAATGTAATGATGAAAATCACATCAAAAATTAAGGTATTCATCCCAGAGTGAATTTGCAAACTTCTTTATGCCATTCAAGAAGGTTCTTGAACGGCATAAAGGCTGCATCATGATGCTAATACTAACAAACACAAATCCAGCTATTTACTCCGATTCTCACCTGATGTGGGAGACGCTCGATTCTGTCCAGCAAACAACGAGGAAGCTTGAGGACTCGGTTTGTCCCATCTAGGACGTACTGGTCCACATCTCCTTTCAAAACGCTTTCCACTGCCGTCTGCTGCTCCTTGATAGCAGAGAGCATTCCTTCAATGGCTGACCACAAAGAACGAACCTTACAGGGAAAAAAGGAGGGCAGGTGGAGCTTTAGTTCAACTTTTCACAAAGTCAAACGCAACAGAGTTttataaagaatttaaaataaatgtacaaatcaCTGAAATTCTCGGATTTATTCATGCAATCATTCACAGATGAGGAAACACCAGAATGACAtcaaaattctaaaaatatactTCAAACATAAAAGGTGATAAATTTAAGCTGGCGTGAAAGTAGACACAAGACATTAGGATatacatgaaaaagaaaaaaaattcagagccatttatggaaagtttttttgttgtcgtttttaGATAATCACTGCACCTCTTTACGCCTGGCAACATTATGCTCTGATTTAGAAAGGCAGAATCTACAACATGCTTCAGCTGTGGAAAAAACATCCCGTACCTTTTTAATCTTCTCAGAGAAGGAATCCGCATCCCAGGGAGCTTCAGAAACGTGATGCCTGAGAGAAAGATGAAGAAGTGATGAATGTGATGAAGAACTAGCAGAAACTCCAAGGAAACAAATTCAACCTACTTTAAGAGCTGATCGTACTTGGAACCATCCACTTTGAGGTCTCTCATGGACTTAACCACGGCcctaaaatttaaaacagaaatagaagataggcataaaaacaacacagcaaatAATATCTTGCATAGATAGTGCAAGTCAAAGCTTTAAAGCcaaataaaacagttgaaaGACAATAAAGGAAGAGATTTTCCTGTTTTCCAATGCCTGTTGATGGTGAATGGAAAAggctgctgttaaaaaaaagtatgtggGTGGAGTTTGCTGATTGAAAATAGCTCCAGCTGCTACACAGAGACCTCCACCTGATTAAATTATGTTGAACAGGTGAgacaagaaacagaaagtaaaactaatcaaatttaaagaaaaaaaaacaacagggaaatgagaaaaaagacaCAACCTCTCTGATGCGAGGTTGAACGACTTACTGAGCTCGTCTTTGGTAGTCATGGAGAAAACGATCCTGATCCACTGCGGCTTTCAAAAACCTGCTGCGCACGAGATTCAGCCTTTCCACTGCTATATGTGGGGTGGATGCAGGCATGGCTGCAGCCTCAGGAGCCCAACTCTTATCTGACCACAACGAGACAGGAAGTTAAAGTTCTAATGGAAGGAAAACCACAAGCTGCAGAGAGTAGGTTAATTAATAATAGAGTTCTCCAAAAGCTCTACCTGTGACAAACGTTTTCATGTCCTGCTGCATCACATGGGTGGCCAAATAAAGCATCAAGCTGACGAACTTGGGACCACCAGGGGACAGAAACAATGACATCACCACTTTAGATCCAGCGTTGGCCATTTCATCCTGGAGTAAATCGCATGGAGCAAAGCGTGTGAACAAGGAAATCACTTCATTTTTGTCCTCGTCCTGCGTTGTGTTCAGGCCAACTAGCAGGAAATTTGAAATTAACACATGATTTTTGAGGTTTGATGAAAAATTCAGGGTAAATATCTAATTTGCTCCCATGCGAACGcttcatgcaaaacaaaatgtgataaagcTCAAACTGGATGAGCTctttctcaagaaactggatgGATGGGGCTCGACAAAGTTTGCTTCGTCTGCAGccaccagtttaaaaaaaaaaaatcaaaaagcttTGAAGAATCATTACACTGAGAATTAAAAGTATCTTGGTTTTCCAGtgggaaagaaacattttaaacaaggGCTGAAAGCTAATGTAGCTTCCATTTGTCAGTGACAAAAATTAAAGGAAGTAAGGCTGaactaaaaataactaaatgaaacttttagaaaaaaagttttaagtaGAATTCATTGcaagttgttttttccccctttttaaatgttttaacattagaattaatatataatattatgtAAACTATAGATTTTACCATGATTTCCCGCAGCCAGGTACAAGTAACCTTCCGGAACTCAGTATCCGCTTTGTGATTCACAACAGGCCAGCAGTGCCTAAA
The window above is part of the Xiphophorus couchianus chromosome 14, X_couchianus-1.0, whole genome shotgun sequence genome. Proteins encoded here:
- the haus6 gene encoding HAUS augmin-like complex subunit 6, giving the protein MANSIPMQKKNGHYLWFALLGLGFQPVNIKHLNLGPNMFNKPNKEAFYLVTRFLLEKLNPVRFHESYRHCWPVVNHKADTEFRKVTCTWLREIMDEMANAGSKVVMSLFLSPGGPKFVSLMLYLATHVMQQDMKTFVTDKSWAPEAAAMPASTPHIAVERLNLVRSRFLKAAVDQDRFLHDYQRRAQAVVKSMRDLKVDGSKYDQLLKHHVSEAPWDADSFSEKIKKVRSLWSAIEGMLSAIKEQQTAVESVLKGDVDQYVLDGTNRVLKLPRCLLDRIERLPHQLISGSVYEAGQLNLLCVMELLNHALQLLKEERSRVSPAAEPPPAARRLQEHFHQMSRVLQDLHLIRQKLSKEEIPEVRSAIAELQAEWDQRWMETLKEKPLVSFLNEDPALCFLSPTAPLSFEPAPEASYSHCVFYQFPAKFLEDKPAEIDSTEDVKTRLDIRSPTVSGSSEHPVIPQVSRANASLDWLFDTPASPPQKPSAVPPPANICKTTHQKVAPLKTKTEILDLEHENLADQFADAVTTTSPPEAGLRGLEGLLGNFQRDPFTARTQLPRTPESLIMDVKSSWRRAVEEDEAKKAYWSAELQDSITDRLSPVGRLQDAIPDASAQTLADQSSSSFCKQLVFPKSPPLWDTLNTEAHDSPSGTGSSAVQFSLDYETLPEMPSCDSLDLEDEAVALTSEEDEEVLVPTLKMTLKQTLLTSPDYKTSRVEDSWLAEPAASEGKRNKVFSLDSPDSPPTKQEYSLPTLITFSPIDDMKC